From a region of the Flavobacteriales bacterium genome:
- a CDS encoding DUF177 domain-containing protein — translation MKKNKEYIIPFVGLKPGTHRYEFNLDTAFFAVQGIEEVSGAEVAAVLDFDKQDHLMTLHFDFEGWVLLTCDRCAGEYKQPLSGKYRLIVKFGDQAEELSEELVVIGRDEYELDVSPYLYEFVRLLLPIKREHPVNESGQSECDQEVIGALDNLLVNTPEKEEETDPRWDALKNLKWS, via the coding sequence TTGAAGAAGAATAAGGAATATATTATTCCCTTCGTCGGACTAAAACCCGGCACGCACAGGTATGAGTTCAATTTGGACACAGCGTTCTTTGCAGTACAAGGTATAGAGGAAGTCTCCGGGGCAGAAGTAGCCGCGGTATTGGACTTTGATAAGCAGGATCATCTCATGACCTTGCACTTCGATTTTGAAGGTTGGGTGTTATTGACATGTGACCGATGTGCCGGTGAGTACAAACAGCCGTTGAGTGGAAAGTACCGTCTCATTGTGAAGTTTGGTGACCAGGCGGAAGAATTGAGTGAAGAATTGGTCGTCATCGGACGGGATGAATATGAGTTGGACGTTTCTCCTTACCTGTATGAATTTGTGCGATTGCTGTTGCCAATAAAAAGGGAACATCCGGTGAATGAATCCGGTCAAAGTGAATGTGATCAGGAAGTGATCGGTGCGCTGGACAATTTATTGGTGAACACACCTGAAAAAGAAGAAGAGACGGATCCCCGATGGGACGCTCTGAAAAATTTAAAGTGGAGTTAG
- the rpmF gene encoding 50S ribosomal protein L32 has product MPHPKRKVSKTRRDKRRTHHKAAVPTLATCSNCGAAIQRHTVCGECGHYRGKPAVEKEAQV; this is encoded by the coding sequence ATGCCACATCCTAAACGAAAAGTATCCAAGACGAGGAGAGATAAGAGGAGAACGCATCACAAGGCAGCTGTTCCAACCCTGGCCACCTGTTCCAATTGTGGAGCAGCGATTCAGAGGCACACGGTTTGCGGTGAGTGCGGACATTATAGGGGTAAGCCCGCTGTTGAAAAGGAAGCACAGGTGTAG
- the mqnC gene encoding dehypoxanthine futalosine cyclase, whose protein sequence is MNRTTELFKRALEDEFLTAEEGQYLFENASTTELMHVGHQLRKKRVKGSYVTWIIDRNVNTTNVCIANCKFCNFYRIPGHPESYITSMEEYEKKIEETFRYGGEQLLLQGGHHPDLGLDYYTGLFRELKSRFPQLKLHALGPPEVAHICKIEGKSHKEVLAALHESGLDSLPGAGAEILTDRVRRLVSKGKCSAAEWLDIMREAHRQHITTSATMMFAHEETIEERFEHLVLIRQVQSEKPETAKGFLAFIPWTFQDDGTLLKKVRGVINSSTAEEYIRMIAICRIMLPNIQNIQASWLTVGKQTAQLALYAGANDFGSIMIEENVVSAAGAPHRFTANGIQEAIREAGFEPKLRNQQYDFRELPETMEEQVINY, encoded by the coding sequence ATGAACCGAACGACAGAATTATTTAAAAGAGCCCTTGAGGACGAATTCCTGACCGCAGAAGAAGGACAATACCTGTTTGAAAACGCATCAACCACGGAGCTGATGCACGTGGGGCATCAACTCAGAAAAAAACGTGTTAAGGGTTCGTATGTCACATGGATCATCGACCGGAATGTGAACACCACCAACGTGTGCATCGCCAATTGTAAGTTTTGCAATTTTTACCGGATTCCGGGACATCCTGAGTCATACATCACCTCCATGGAGGAATATGAGAAAAAAATCGAGGAGACCTTTCGGTATGGTGGTGAACAACTGCTGCTTCAGGGGGGACATCACCCGGACCTAGGACTTGATTACTATACCGGTCTTTTCCGTGAACTGAAATCCCGTTTCCCACAATTAAAGCTTCATGCGCTAGGGCCACCCGAGGTTGCACATATCTGTAAAATTGAAGGGAAATCGCATAAGGAAGTACTGGCTGCCCTCCATGAAAGCGGCCTGGATTCATTGCCGGGAGCCGGTGCGGAAATTCTCACAGACAGGGTCAGAAGGCTCGTATCCAAAGGAAAGTGCAGCGCCGCCGAGTGGCTGGATATCATGAGGGAGGCACACAGGCAACACATCACAACTTCAGCCACCATGATGTTTGCACATGAAGAGACCATTGAAGAAAGGTTTGAACACCTGGTGCTTATCCGGCAAGTGCAATCCGAGAAACCTGAAACAGCAAAAGGTTTCCTGGCCTTTATTCCCTGGACTTTTCAGGATGACGGTACGCTCCTGAAGAAGGTTCGTGGGGTAATCAACTCCTCAACAGCCGAAGAATATATCCGCATGATCGCCATCTGCCGGATCATGCTGCCAAATATTCAGAATATCCAGGCCTCCTGGTTGACCGTAGGAAAGCAAACGGCACAACTGGCCCTGTATGCCGGCGCCAATGACTTCGGCTCCATCATGATTGAGGAGAATGTGGTATCAGCCGCCGGAGCACCCCATCGCTTCACGGCCAATGGCATCCAGGAAGCCATACGCGAGGCAGGGTTCGAGCCTAAACTAAGAAATCAGCAATATGATTTCCGTGAGCTTCCGGAAACCATGGAGGAACAGGTGATCAATTATTAA
- a CDS encoding ketoacyl-ACP synthase III, with protein MSKITAAITGIHGWVPDYVLTNAELEKMVETSDEWITTRTGVKERRILKEPGKGTSDLGAAAVKGLLEKTGTRPEEVDLLICCTATPDMVFPATANIIADKTGIKKAFNFDLMAACSGFLYGLNTGAMYIQSGMYKKVVVVGADKMSSIIDYQDRTTCVLFGDGAGAVLLEPNTEGFGILDAVLQSDGAGRHHLHMKAGGSVKPASHETVDAREHFVYQEGQPVFKSAVIQMAEAAASIMERNHLTSDDVAWLVPHQANLRIIKATSDRMGLTDEKVMINIQRYGNTTNGTIPLCLWEWEDKLNKGDNIVLAAFGGGFTWGAVLVKWALDSSTK; from the coding sequence ATGAGTAAGATCACCGCCGCCATTACCGGTATTCACGGATGGGTTCCCGACTACGTTCTCACGAATGCGGAACTTGAAAAGATGGTGGAAACATCGGATGAATGGATCACCACACGTACCGGTGTAAAAGAACGACGAATTCTTAAGGAGCCGGGTAAAGGAACCTCGGATCTGGGTGCTGCAGCGGTAAAGGGCTTGCTTGAAAAGACGGGCACACGCCCCGAAGAAGTGGATCTGCTGATTTGTTGCACGGCCACACCGGATATGGTCTTCCCGGCCACGGCCAATATCATTGCGGATAAGACCGGCATTAAGAAGGCATTCAATTTCGACCTCATGGCTGCATGTTCCGGTTTTCTTTATGGGTTGAACACCGGAGCGATGTACATCCAGAGCGGCATGTATAAAAAGGTGGTGGTCGTTGGGGCGGATAAAATGTCTTCCATCATCGATTATCAGGACAGAACCACCTGCGTTCTTTTCGGAGATGGTGCAGGTGCGGTGTTACTGGAACCCAATACCGAGGGCTTTGGAATCCTGGATGCGGTCCTTCAGTCAGACGGAGCAGGCAGACATCATCTGCATATGAAAGCAGGCGGCTCAGTGAAGCCAGCCAGTCATGAAACGGTAGATGCACGGGAACATTTTGTATATCAGGAAGGACAGCCGGTGTTTAAGTCCGCCGTGATCCAGATGGCGGAGGCGGCAGCTTCCATTATGGAACGCAACCATCTGACCTCCGATGATGTGGCCTGGCTTGTTCCGCATCAGGCCAACCTTAGGATCATCAAAGCCACATCCGACCGCATGGGTCTGACTGATGAAAAAGTGATGATCAATATACAGCGGTACGGTAACACGACCAACGGTACAATTCCATTGTGTCTGTGGGAGTGGGAAGATAAATTGAACAAAGGAGATAATATTGTACTGGCAGCTTTTGGAGGCGGCTTCACATGGGGGGCGGTACTGGTTAAATGGGCACTTGATTCCTCGACCAAATGA
- the accB gene encoding acetyl-CoA carboxylase biotin carboxyl carrier protein, with protein sequence MKLTEIQELIKFVAKSGVSEVDIETKDLKINIKTMPKGRKGAEEQTLVQTTVPVAAIPQTMVAQPQSVAVAEAPAPAKESKEEKPASAEKTSGTEIKSPMIGTFYRSPSPDKPAFVNVGDEIKQGDVICIIEAMKLFNEIEAEVSGKVVKVLVDDASPVEYEQPLFIVEPL encoded by the coding sequence ATGAAATTGACCGAAATCCAGGAGCTGATCAAATTTGTGGCCAAATCCGGGGTGAGTGAGGTAGATATTGAGACCAAGGATCTCAAGATTAACATCAAGACGATGCCCAAAGGACGCAAAGGTGCCGAAGAGCAAACCTTGGTGCAAACAACCGTTCCTGTAGCCGCCATTCCACAAACAATGGTGGCACAACCGCAGTCCGTGGCGGTTGCCGAAGCACCAGCTCCGGCTAAAGAAAGCAAAGAGGAAAAACCTGCCAGTGCCGAAAAAACCAGCGGTACAGAGATCAAATCTCCCATGATAGGAACCTTTTATCGTTCTCCCTCCCCGGACAAGCCTGCTTTTGTGAATGTGGGCGATGAAATTAAACAGGGCGATGTCATCTGTATCATCGAAGCGATGAAACTATTTAACGAAATCGAAGCCGAAGTTTCCGGTAAGGTCGTTAAAGTACTGGTGGATGACGCCTCGCCCGTGGAGTACGAGCAACCGCTCTTCATTGTAGAGCCGCTCTAA
- a CDS encoding VOC family protein: protein MPEFDIAFLDHVAIRVKDMKASAAWYQKVLGLKRYETPEWGPFPIFLLANKSGIALFPANENDPVLDPSSRNVRIDHFAFHVSPEDFDKARAHYEKLGLDFEVKNHTYFRSIYTLDPDGHTVELTSLQVAADSFYA, encoded by the coding sequence ATGCCTGAATTTGATATCGCATTTCTGGATCACGTTGCCATAAGGGTAAAGGACATGAAAGCTTCAGCGGCATGGTATCAGAAAGTTCTTGGGCTTAAACGTTACGAGACACCGGAATGGGGACCATTTCCCATTTTTCTTCTTGCAAACAAAAGCGGTATCGCTTTATTTCCTGCAAACGAAAATGATCCGGTGCTGGATCCCTCTTCCAGAAATGTGAGAATAGACCACTTCGCCTTTCATGTAAGTCCGGAGGATTTTGACAAGGCGAGGGCTCATTACGAAAAACTCGGATTGGACTTCGAGGTGAAGAACCATACCTACTTCCGATCCATTTACACCCTGGACCCGGATGGTCATACCGTAGAACTCACTTCACTGCAGGTAGCTGCAGACTCTTTCTATGCCTGA
- the pdxA gene encoding 4-hydroxythreonine-4-phosphate dehydrogenase PdxA: MPEGPNIPRIGITIGDCNGIGVEVIIRCLMDQRILATCIPVVYGSTKVANAYRKIMDVQDFTFHVIDKPGDASPKKVNLINVSNKDVQIQPGQATEDAAELAITAIDRAMDDALRGHIDGIVTAPINKSTIARIRPDFKGHTGYLAEHSGNSPYLMLMACDRLKVGLVTEHLALKEVSAAVTPERLMERLTLLDRCMVEDMGIRKPKLAVLALNPHAGEDGTLGKEEQEVMIPTINKACEKGMLVFGPYAADGFFGAGQSKQFDAILAMYHDQGLIPFKSMNFEDGVNFTAGLPYVRTSPDHGTAYDIAGKNVAHEQSFREALYMACDVVKRRRQYQQLTSNTLGITRRSSRRQEQD; this comes from the coding sequence ATGCCAGAAGGACCAAACATACCGCGGATAGGGATAACGATCGGGGATTGCAACGGAATCGGTGTGGAAGTGATCATCAGGTGCCTGATGGATCAGAGGATACTGGCTACCTGCATTCCTGTTGTTTACGGTTCAACAAAAGTGGCCAATGCCTACCGCAAGATCATGGACGTTCAGGATTTTACGTTTCATGTCATCGATAAGCCGGGTGATGCGTCACCCAAAAAGGTGAACCTGATCAACGTGTCCAATAAAGATGTTCAGATACAGCCGGGTCAGGCAACCGAAGATGCGGCGGAACTGGCGATCACCGCTATAGATCGGGCTATGGACGATGCCCTCCGCGGACATATCGATGGTATCGTTACCGCACCCATTAACAAAAGCACCATTGCCCGCATAAGACCAGATTTCAAGGGCCATACAGGTTATCTTGCCGAACATTCCGGAAACAGTCCGTATCTGATGCTGATGGCTTGCGACCGACTGAAAGTGGGTCTGGTAACAGAGCACCTCGCTTTGAAAGAGGTATCTGCGGCCGTGACCCCGGAAAGACTGATGGAGCGCCTCACGCTTTTGGACAGATGCATGGTGGAAGATATGGGCATCCGTAAACCCAAGCTTGCTGTTTTGGCGTTGAACCCCCATGCAGGTGAGGACGGAACACTGGGCAAAGAAGAGCAGGAGGTGATGATCCCAACGATCAACAAGGCATGCGAAAAAGGCATGTTGGTATTCGGGCCTTATGCGGCGGATGGTTTCTTCGGAGCCGGTCAATCGAAGCAGTTTGATGCGATCCTGGCCATGTACCACGATCAGGGCCTGATTCCGTTTAAGTCCATGAATTTTGAAGATGGTGTGAACTTTACCGCCGGATTACCTTATGTGCGCACATCCCCTGATCACGGCACCGCCTATGATATTGCGGGTAAAAATGTCGCACATGAACAATCCTTTCGCGAAGCATTGTATATGGCCTGTGATGTAGTTAAGCGGAGACGTCAATATCAACAACTTACCTCCAATACCCTGGGAATAACCCGGCGGTCCAGCAGAAGGCAGGAACAGGACTGA
- a CDS encoding PorP/SprF family type IX secretion system membrane protein, which translates to MRRMIHIAVLVLMSAGSVLSQQEGTFGYHPINPFIYNPAAAGMHGQSRAFLIRRDRWTDFDGAGSSNLMTMDGALRNKKMGLGLDLKSESAGIIQRMTAHVSYSYSVPVGDDSKLSFGIRAGVIDQSIDFSKVVVLNTNDPSLVSSQQKVTTWDIQAGMLWDIRKKWKVQVALPHLLENNLTYSETDTATSFLLQRQWIGSLSYDFRFGKEKAHAVSPVVLTRYAPGTPVQYDAGLIVSIADKAWLGGLYKSDYALGIQAGLHIGKALTVGYAYDVVTGAVGTYSGLSHEILIGYQFGKSAREEQAEKEEAEAKEKVIADLRSENDSLIKVIQENERTIQELKDKIAQIINDAFDMQEHQTGIFDKERKALQDSLRDLSDRLTIAEENRKGYTKQLFRSDKTETFSDEEDFAKQGYYIVVGAFLNKEYAVKQKEDVQKKYQATRMLLNKQTQFNYVYVAWYPDIDTALKELRKVRANGYPKAWIYLLQ; encoded by the coding sequence ATGAGAAGGATGATACATATCGCTGTGCTGGTGCTGATGTCTGCAGGTTCTGTCCTTTCGCAACAAGAAGGTACATTCGGTTATCATCCCATCAACCCGTTCATCTATAACCCGGCTGCTGCGGGGATGCACGGCCAGAGCCGGGCGTTTCTCATCCGAAGGGACAGATGGACAGATTTTGATGGCGCTGGTTCGAGCAATCTGATGACCATGGACGGTGCGCTTCGCAATAAGAAGATGGGTTTGGGATTGGATCTTAAATCGGAAAGCGCAGGAATTATCCAACGTATGACCGCACATGTATCCTATTCGTACTCCGTGCCCGTGGGAGATGACAGCAAATTGTCATTCGGAATCCGTGCAGGAGTGATAGACCAAAGCATTGACTTCTCCAAGGTAGTTGTTCTGAACACCAATGACCCTTCCCTGGTGAGTAGCCAGCAAAAAGTGACCACATGGGATATTCAGGCTGGTATGTTGTGGGACATCCGAAAAAAATGGAAAGTTCAGGTTGCCCTTCCACATCTACTCGAAAACAATCTGACCTATTCAGAAACAGATACCGCAACATCCTTCCTGCTACAACGCCAGTGGATAGGCAGCCTGTCGTATGATTTCAGGTTCGGAAAAGAAAAGGCCCATGCGGTTTCTCCTGTTGTTCTCACCCGCTATGCACCGGGAACTCCGGTACAATACGATGCCGGCTTAATTGTCAGCATTGCGGACAAGGCATGGCTGGGTGGCCTCTACAAAAGCGATTACGCATTGGGCATACAGGCAGGCTTACATATTGGCAAGGCGCTCACGGTGGGTTATGCTTATGATGTTGTCACAGGTGCAGTTGGAACGTATAGCGGACTAAGCCATGAAATCCTGATCGGCTATCAGTTCGGAAAATCCGCCCGGGAAGAACAGGCGGAAAAGGAGGAGGCCGAAGCGAAGGAAAAGGTCATCGCCGACCTTAGAAGCGAGAACGACTCATTAATCAAAGTCATACAGGAGAATGAGCGAACCATCCAGGAGTTGAAAGATAAAATCGCCCAGATCATCAACGACGCCTTTGACATGCAGGAACACCAGACGGGTATTTTTGATAAAGAGCGGAAGGCATTGCAGGATTCCTTGAGAGACCTCAGTGACAGGCTTACGATCGCTGAAGAGAACCGAAAAGGCTATACCAAGCAACTCTTCCGGTCTGACAAAACGGAAACCTTCTCCGATGAAGAAGATTTTGCAAAACAAGGCTACTACATCGTGGTTGGTGCATTCCTGAATAAGGAATACGCCGTCAAACAAAAAGAAGATGTGCAGAAAAAATATCAGGCGACAAGAATGCTGCTGAACAAACAAACGCAGTTTAACTATGTGTATGTAGCCTGGTATCCTGACATTGATACTGCATTGAAAGAACTACGGAAAGTGAGGGCCAACGGCTATCCCAAAGCGTGGATCTACTTGTTACAATAA
- a CDS encoding peptidase M17, whose amino-acid sequence MSVTIGRAERIPAGEHVIVLLGDKFNPDGWGLSGDEEKYVRDQLKKENASQYLITVNQYKRWLFFQKVNIHPSTENIPENFRRAGNRAQALLNRKKIDSVVVHSDLKDAGHILAYVEGMALGNYQFLKYFSDVKKKKNSLAKIQLHQKGLGKEVVEALQIEMEAVFLARDLGNEPQSYLNAVQFAKDMERHGKKAGLTVSVLNKKKIEALKMGGLLAVNKGSIDEPTFTVLTWKPGASKNKKPVVLVGKGVVYDTGGLSLKPTPDSMDQMKTDMAGAAAVFAAMVAIARLKLPFYVIGLIPASDNRPGMKAYAPGDVVKMFDGSTVEVLNTDAEGRMLLADAMAYGNKYDPMLMVDMATLTGSASRAIGIHGMVNMGTAEEKTMGRMKEAGEKTFERVVTFPLWEDYAEDLRSTIADVTNLGGPLAGAITAGKFLQRFTKAPWIHLDIAGPTFLKLPFHYKPAGATGTGTRLLIEFLRTLSRK is encoded by the coding sequence ATGAGTGTGACAATCGGGCGGGCGGAAAGGATTCCGGCAGGTGAACATGTGATCGTATTATTGGGTGATAAATTCAACCCGGATGGGTGGGGGCTCTCCGGTGATGAAGAGAAGTATGTGCGGGATCAGTTAAAGAAGGAAAATGCCTCACAGTATCTCATCACCGTCAACCAATACAAAAGGTGGTTGTTCTTTCAGAAAGTAAATATTCATCCATCCACAGAGAACATTCCGGAAAACTTCAGAAGGGCAGGGAACCGGGCTCAAGCCTTATTGAATCGTAAAAAAATCGATTCGGTTGTTGTGCATAGCGACCTGAAAGACGCCGGTCATATCCTGGCGTATGTGGAAGGCATGGCTCTGGGAAATTACCAGTTCCTGAAATATTTTTCTGACGTAAAAAAGAAGAAGAACTCGCTTGCCAAAATCCAGCTGCACCAAAAGGGACTTGGGAAGGAAGTTGTGGAAGCCTTACAGATTGAAATGGAAGCGGTATTCCTGGCAAGGGATCTTGGGAACGAACCTCAGTCATACCTCAATGCAGTGCAGTTTGCGAAGGACATGGAACGACATGGTAAAAAAGCCGGTTTGACCGTAAGTGTTCTCAACAAGAAAAAGATCGAAGCCTTGAAGATGGGCGGTCTGTTGGCCGTGAATAAAGGAAGCATCGATGAGCCCACATTTACGGTGCTGACATGGAAGCCTGGTGCTTCGAAAAACAAAAAACCTGTTGTCCTGGTAGGTAAAGGCGTGGTATATGATACAGGTGGACTGAGCCTGAAACCCACGCCGGATTCCATGGACCAGATGAAGACCGACATGGCCGGTGCGGCAGCCGTATTTGCAGCAATGGTTGCCATAGCGCGACTTAAACTACCCTTTTATGTCATAGGGCTGATCCCGGCTTCCGACAACCGTCCCGGAATGAAGGCGTATGCCCCGGGAGATGTTGTGAAAATGTTTGATGGAAGTACAGTTGAAGTTTTGAACACCGATGCGGAAGGGCGTATGCTTCTGGCCGATGCGATGGCTTACGGAAATAAATACGATCCGATGCTCATGGTGGACATGGCCACGCTGACCGGCTCAGCATCCCGTGCTATCGGCATACATGGCATGGTGAATATGGGCACAGCGGAGGAAAAAACCATGGGCAGAATGAAAGAGGCCGGTGAGAAGACCTTTGAAAGGGTCGTTACTTTTCCGTTGTGGGAAGATTACGCAGAGGACCTCAGGTCAACCATCGCAGATGTGACAAACCTGGGTGGGCCATTGGCCGGTGCCATTACCGCGGGTAAATTTTTGCAGCGTTTCACCAAAGCACCCTGGATCCATCTGGATATTGCGGGGCCAACGTTTCTCAAGCTGCCCTTTCATTACAAACCTGCAGGTGCAACGGGTACGGGAACACGTCTGCTGATTGAATTTCTTAGAACCTTATCCAGGAAGTAA
- the accC gene encoding acetyl-CoA carboxylase biotin carboxylase subunit, with the protein MFKKILIANRGEIALRVIRTCREMGIQTVAVYSKVDSDSLHVRFADEAVCIGPAASNQSYLDIPRIIAAAEITNSDAIHPGYGFLSENSKFARICGEHNIKFLGPTPEMIDKMGDKATAKATMKKAGVPTIPGSEGLVDTLEDAKKICKGIGYPVIIKATAGGGGKGMRVIKKAEELDNLWDQAKKEAAAAFGNDGMYIEKFIEEPHHIEIQIIGDQHGKASHLSERDCSIQRRHQKLVEETPSPFMTKRLREKMGLAAVKAAKAIKYEGVGTIEFLVDKNRNFYFMEMNTRIQVEHPITEEVINYDLIKEQIKVHAGIRITGKNYYPEMHAIECRINAEDPYNNFRPSPGTITTYHAPGGHGVRIDTHVYAGYTIPSNYDSMIAKLITVAQTREEAIQKMSRALEEFVIEGVKTTIPFHRKLMKHKKWLEGNYTTHFLETFPMTDEEEGKEKAPVADKKKKKVQA; encoded by the coding sequence GTGTTTAAGAAAATTCTGATCGCCAACAGAGGTGAGATTGCATTGCGCGTGATACGCACCTGCCGCGAAATGGGCATACAGACCGTAGCCGTTTATTCCAAAGTAGACAGCGATAGTCTTCATGTTCGCTTTGCAGATGAAGCCGTTTGTATCGGCCCTGCAGCAAGCAACCAATCTTATCTGGACATACCACGCATCATTGCCGCCGCGGAAATTACCAATTCCGATGCGATACATCCCGGCTATGGGTTCCTGTCCGAAAATTCAAAATTCGCCCGCATTTGCGGGGAACACAACATCAAGTTTCTGGGACCTACCCCCGAGATGATCGATAAAATGGGGGACAAGGCCACGGCCAAAGCCACCATGAAAAAAGCCGGGGTGCCAACCATACCCGGGTCGGAAGGTCTGGTGGATACCCTGGAAGATGCCAAAAAGATTTGCAAGGGTATCGGCTATCCTGTGATTATCAAGGCCACAGCAGGTGGTGGAGGTAAAGGGATGCGTGTCATTAAGAAAGCCGAAGAACTGGATAACCTCTGGGACCAGGCCAAGAAAGAAGCTGCTGCTGCATTCGGGAACGATGGGATGTACATCGAGAAATTCATCGAAGAGCCCCATCATATCGAAATACAGATTATTGGTGACCAGCACGGTAAAGCAAGTCACCTCAGCGAACGTGATTGCTCCATTCAACGGCGCCATCAAAAACTGGTGGAAGAAACACCAAGTCCGTTCATGACCAAGCGGCTGCGTGAAAAAATGGGACTGGCAGCGGTGAAAGCTGCAAAGGCCATCAAGTACGAAGGGGTGGGCACCATTGAGTTCCTGGTGGATAAGAACCGGAACTTTTATTTTATGGAGATGAACACCCGTATCCAGGTTGAACATCCCATCACAGAGGAAGTCATTAACTATGACCTCATCAAGGAACAGATCAAAGTACACGCCGGCATCCGTATCACTGGCAAGAACTATTATCCGGAAATGCATGCGATCGAATGCCGGATCAATGCAGAAGATCCTTACAATAATTTCCGTCCGTCCCCGGGGACCATTACCACTTATCATGCACCCGGAGGACACGGAGTTCGCATAGACACCCACGTTTATGCAGGTTACACCATTCCGTCTAACTACGATTCCATGATCGCCAAGCTGATTACTGTGGCGCAGACCCGTGAGGAAGCCATTCAAAAGATGTCACGGGCACTCGAGGAGTTTGTGATCGAAGGGGTGAAGACCACCATTCCTTTCCACCGAAAACTTATGAAGCACAAAAAGTGGCTGGAAGGAAATTATACCACACACTTCCTGGAGACTTTCCCCATGACCGATGAAGAAGAGGGAAAGGAAAAGGCTCCAGTCGCTGATAAAAAGAAGAAGAAGGTTCAGGCATAG
- the plsX gene encoding phosphate acyltransferase PlsX, giving the protein MKLGIDMMGGDYAPGNTVAGALLALPHLSTDTILVLIGDQGKLEAELAKSDTPYDKQRIEIVHAPEVISMHDHPTKAFRSKPQSSISIGFHLLKEGMINGFAGAGNTGAMLVGAMHSVKAVPGVIRPCITSVLPRENGTVGIILDVGTNADCKPDVLYQFGILGSLYAKHVLNIDNPKVGLLNIGEEEEKGNLLSQSTHMLMKDTQDFNFIGNVEGRDIFDDKADVVVCDGFTGNVVLKQAEAIYTIMRRRKLNDEYFDRFNYEIYGGTPILGINGTVMIGHGISTPEAIKNMILLTGEIAEARLPEKITQAFQ; this is encoded by the coding sequence ATGAAGCTTGGCATTGACATGATGGGTGGCGATTATGCCCCCGGTAACACCGTTGCCGGAGCACTACTTGCCCTCCCTCACCTTTCCACGGATACCATTCTCGTCCTGATCGGCGATCAAGGCAAGTTGGAAGCAGAACTTGCCAAAAGCGATACCCCTTACGACAAACAGCGGATCGAAATTGTGCATGCCCCTGAAGTGATCAGCATGCATGACCACCCTACCAAAGCATTCCGGAGCAAACCTCAATCAAGTATTTCCATTGGTTTTCACCTCTTGAAGGAAGGCATGATCAACGGTTTTGCCGGTGCCGGCAATACAGGAGCCATGTTGGTTGGAGCCATGCATTCCGTGAAGGCGGTACCCGGTGTGATCCGTCCGTGTATTACATCGGTACTGCCCAGAGAGAACGGTACCGTAGGTATCATCCTGGATGTTGGCACGAATGCAGATTGCAAACCGGATGTACTGTACCAATTCGGAATACTAGGATCGCTCTATGCCAAACACGTATTGAATATTGATAACCCAAAGGTCGGGCTTCTGAACATCGGCGAAGAAGAGGAGAAAGGCAACCTGCTTAGCCAGTCCACCCACATGTTGATGAAGGATACCCAGGATTTTAATTTCATAGGTAATGTGGAAGGAAGGGATATCTTTGATGATAAAGCAGATGTGGTCGTATGCGACGGATTTACCGGAAACGTCGTGCTGAAACAGGCCGAAGCCATCTACACCATCATGCGCAGAAGAAAATTGAATGACGAATATTTCGATAGGTTCAATTATGAGATATACGGCGGTACGCCTATTCTCGGAATCAACGGTACGGTCATGATCGGCCACGGGATATCAACACCTGAGGCCATTAAGAACATGATCCTGCTAACCGGCGAAATTGCCGAGGCCCGACTGCCGGAGAAAATCACACAAGCATTCCAATAA